One Solibacillus sp. R5-41 DNA segment encodes these proteins:
- a CDS encoding CtsR family transcriptional regulator, producing the protein MSNISDIIEGYLKEVIELKGQGHIEIKRSELADKFQCVPSQINYVINTRFTAEHGYLVESKRGGGGYIRILRVTIHSKKDLLDEMDTQIGEGIAQTNANRIIYRMLEEAIISEREATIMRAAMDRETLQLPLPVRDQLRAHIMRAMLKVISFEK; encoded by the coding sequence ATGAGTAATATATCTGACATTATTGAAGGGTATTTAAAAGAGGTTATTGAATTAAAAGGACAAGGACATATTGAAATTAAACGGAGTGAACTTGCCGATAAGTTTCAATGTGTACCTTCACAAATCAACTACGTCATTAATACACGATTTACTGCTGAACACGGTTACCTTGTAGAAAGTAAGCGTGGAGGTGGGGGTTATATTCGAATTTTGCGCGTAACAATCCACTCAAAAAAAGATTTATTAGATGAAATGGACACACAAATTGGTGAGGGCATAGCGCAAACAAATGCAAATCGCATAATTTACAGAATGCTTGAAGAAGCGATTATTTCCGAGCGCGAGGCAACGATTATGAGAGCGGCAATGGATCGTGAGACATTACAATTACCATTGCCAGTACGTGATCAACTAAGGGCACATATTATGCGTGCGATGTTAAAAGTAATTTCGTTTGAGAAGTGA
- a CDS encoding DUF4870 domain-containing protein — protein sequence MESKWSKVIIHASAFFAPFLVPILFFIISTEEDVKRISMQALLFQVIFGIFIAIAGVLSFILIGLPFLLIFLAIFWIAPVIGIFKALSGSDWNYPIVGRWV from the coding sequence ATGGAATCTAAATGGTCAAAAGTAATTATTCATGCAAGCGCATTTTTTGCTCCCTTTTTAGTCCCGATTCTATTTTTCATAATAAGTACTGAAGAAGATGTGAAACGAATTTCGATGCAAGCGTTATTATTCCAAGTTATTTTTGGTATTTTTATCGCCATTGCGGGAGTACTTTCATTTATATTAATTGGGTTACCATTCTTATTAATATTCTTGGCAATTTTCTGGATTGCACCAGTTATTGGCATTTTTAAGGCATTATCCGGTTCAGATTGGAATTACCCAATTGTAGGTCGTTGGGTTTAG
- a CDS encoding acyltransferase, giving the protein MKFHKGRLKFVLPLSIGVAIASYIMLVNNYQEVSEQNRLFIAIGAAILTAVISYFLFPQEGDNPDDRGPY; this is encoded by the coding sequence ATGAAGTTTCATAAAGGTCGTTTAAAATTTGTATTACCCTTATCTATTGGCGTTGCTATTGCCTCGTATATTATGTTGGTGAATAATTATCAAGAAGTTTCAGAACAAAATCGGTTGTTTATTGCTATTGGTGCAGCCATTTTAACGGCAGTCATCTCGTATTTCCTGTTTCCTCAAGAAGGGGATAATCCAGATGATCGAGGTCCCTATTAA
- a CDS encoding globin-coupled sensor protein, producing MVNWFSKSSKASNQTFFDPAKYSNEVYLDISKYPELNKQLQLLKLTREDLAIIKQLQPYIHDIIPVMIEQFYGAISLSPDLVKIIKNTTQIERLKVTLNKHLEDIFKCRIDSAYIEERKVIAHVHVRIGLKSKWYIASFQSLMTTFIDFIQTIDMPSHDMGRAINAFSKLINFEQQLVIEAYELEEQRIRNEDEIIKQKLIDRIQRTATELNSISDETNASLQEIAGQTEDITLATKEGLNLVAETEDKSTIGTTHLATQTALMVTVLDGVDILETSMVNLRRSSQKISEIVGLVTGIADQTNLLALNASIEAARAGEHGKGFAVVADEVRKLAEETKNAVQNVSHLIQETEVNIEQMSTSVTSVDEQIKMSVETQKSLADSFTSITEAVSGIKSKYEDTTEDIQSISTVITGLTQTATLVSTSSDSLLRIVHELHD from the coding sequence ATGGTTAATTGGTTCTCTAAATCATCTAAAGCTTCAAATCAAACATTTTTTGATCCTGCGAAATATTCTAATGAAGTTTATTTAGACATTTCCAAATACCCTGAGTTAAATAAGCAGCTACAACTATTGAAATTGACACGTGAGGATTTAGCAATCATTAAACAGCTTCAGCCCTATATACATGACATCATTCCTGTCATGATTGAACAATTTTATGGGGCTATTAGTTTGAGCCCTGATTTAGTAAAAATCATTAAAAACACCACGCAAATCGAGCGTTTAAAAGTAACATTAAATAAACATTTAGAAGATATCTTTAAATGTCGAATTGACTCTGCTTACATCGAAGAACGCAAAGTTATTGCACATGTTCATGTACGAATCGGATTAAAATCAAAATGGTATATTGCCTCATTCCAATCGTTGATGACGACATTTATTGATTTTATCCAAACGATAGATATGCCTTCACATGATATGGGACGTGCGATAAATGCATTTTCAAAATTAATTAACTTTGAGCAACAGCTCGTTATTGAGGCGTACGAGCTTGAAGAACAACGTATTCGCAATGAAGATGAGATAATTAAACAAAAGTTAATTGATCGTATTCAACGCACCGCAACAGAATTAAATAGCATCAGTGATGAAACAAATGCGTCGCTTCAAGAAATTGCAGGGCAAACAGAAGACATCACACTTGCTACAAAAGAAGGGCTGAATTTAGTAGCAGAAACTGAGGATAAATCCACTATTGGTACAACCCATCTCGCTACCCAAACAGCTCTGATGGTAACGGTATTAGATGGTGTAGATATTTTAGAGACTTCCATGGTGAATTTACGCCGTTCTTCTCAAAAAATTTCTGAAATTGTTGGTCTCGTTACAGGCATTGCCGATCAAACGAACTTACTTGCTTTAAATGCCTCGATTGAAGCAGCAAGGGCAGGCGAGCACGGGAAAGGTTTTGCAGTTGTCGCGGATGAAGTACGAAAACTTGCGGAAGAAACGAAAAATGCCGTGCAAAATGTTTCTCATCTCATTCAAGAAACCGAAGTAAATATTGAACAAATGTCCACTTCTGTTACGAGTGTTGATGAGCAAATAAAAATGAGTGTCGAAACACAAAAAAGTTTAGCGGACTCCTTTACATCCATTACCGAAGCGGTGTCAGGAATTAAATCAAAATATGAAGATACGACAGAGGATATCCAATCGATTTCTACTGTTATTACAGGCTTAACACAAACAGCTACACTTGTATCCACTTCATCTGATTCTTTGTTGCGCATTGTTCATGAATTACACGATTGA
- a CDS encoding acyl-CoA thioesterase — translation MNTVLPMSYSRTIQTRLVLPPDTNHHNSIFGGKVLAYIDEIAAIAAMKHAQGEVVTASFDSVDFVSAAYAGDMIELEAIVTGTGRTSMEVYVRVVTRNIKNGSKKLTTESFVTMVAIDEQGKPREIPAVEPNTDFEKHLFDTGPIRQEHRKAKRALSKKRRG, via the coding sequence ATGAATACCGTATTACCAATGAGTTACTCCCGCACAATTCAAACGCGATTAGTATTACCACCCGATACAAATCATCATAATTCAATTTTTGGGGGGAAAGTATTAGCTTATATTGATGAAATCGCGGCAATTGCAGCGATGAAACACGCACAAGGGGAAGTTGTGACAGCATCCTTTGACTCGGTTGATTTTGTTTCGGCTGCATATGCAGGAGATATGATTGAGTTGGAGGCGATTGTAACAGGCACTGGGCGTACATCGATGGAAGTGTATGTCCGAGTTGTTACTCGAAATATTAAAAATGGTTCTAAAAAACTAACGACAGAATCCTTTGTAACGATGGTAGCAATTGATGAACAAGGTAAACCGAGAGAAATCCCAGCAGTAGAACCGAACACCGATTTTGAAAAACATTTATTTGATACTGGACCCATTCGTCAAGAACATCGGAAAGCAAAACGCGCACTATCTAAAAAAAGAAGAGGCTAA
- a CDS encoding aldehyde dehydrogenase family protein translates to MKETKLWINGVWEHTKEYYNLTAPYTGEVIAKVAKAKPADVERAIVGAHNVFQTFKNVPAYERAEILYKVVAIMRERKQELAEILAMEAAKPIAAGLVEIDRTIATYQFAAESAKQLTGETVPMDAAPGVTDRIGYTKRIPLGVVTAITPFNFPFNLIAHKLGPAFAVGNTVVLKPATQTPLSSIVMAGIFKEAGLPDGALQIVTGSGSELSDRLVTHPLVKKVTFTGSGTVGLKLKEKVGLRKITLELGSNAGLIVEPSTPLEKIIKRCVSGAFGFAGQVCISLQRIYVHQSIYEKFTKLFVEETKRLVVGDPLQENTDVSAMIHPGEVTRIKNWIEQAVSEGAVVETGAEFTARTCTPTVMTNVQPHMKIVCDETFAPIVSIVPYETLDEAIAYINESKLGLNAAIYTNVLTDAMRATDLLEAGTVIINDIPTFRVDNMPYGGVKMSGYGREGIKYAIEEMTDLKFITMKLNF, encoded by the coding sequence ATGAAAGAAACAAAATTATGGATTAATGGAGTTTGGGAACATACAAAAGAATACTATAACTTAACCGCACCTTATACAGGCGAGGTCATAGCAAAGGTGGCAAAAGCAAAGCCGGCAGATGTAGAGCGTGCGATTGTGGGTGCTCATAACGTATTTCAGACATTCAAAAATGTCCCTGCCTATGAGCGTGCTGAAATTTTATATAAAGTTGTTGCGATTATGAGAGAGAGAAAACAAGAACTTGCTGAAATTTTAGCAATGGAAGCAGCCAAACCGATAGCGGCAGGCTTAGTAGAAATCGATCGAACAATTGCAACGTATCAGTTCGCCGCTGAATCCGCTAAACAATTGACAGGGGAGACGGTACCGATGGATGCAGCCCCAGGTGTGACGGATCGAATCGGTTATACAAAGCGTATCCCTCTAGGTGTAGTTACAGCGATTACGCCGTTTAACTTTCCATTTAACTTGATCGCACATAAATTAGGTCCTGCCTTTGCAGTAGGCAACACGGTAGTTTTAAAACCCGCTACACAAACGCCATTAAGCTCAATTGTAATGGCGGGAATTTTTAAGGAAGCAGGCTTACCAGATGGCGCACTACAAATTGTTACAGGAAGTGGAAGCGAATTAAGTGATCGATTGGTAACGCATCCTCTCGTTAAAAAAGTAACGTTTACAGGAAGTGGCACAGTCGGGTTAAAACTGAAAGAAAAGGTTGGCTTGCGCAAAATTACGCTGGAGCTTGGTTCAAATGCGGGGCTAATTGTAGAGCCTTCGACACCGCTTGAAAAAATAATAAAACGCTGCGTGAGTGGTGCATTTGGATTTGCTGGACAAGTTTGTATTTCATTGCAACGTATTTATGTGCACCAATCCATTTATGAAAAGTTTACGAAGCTATTTGTAGAAGAGACGAAAAGGCTTGTCGTAGGTGATCCACTTCAAGAAAATACAGATGTTAGTGCAATGATTCATCCAGGTGAAGTTACACGCATAAAAAATTGGATTGAGCAGGCAGTTAGTGAGGGAGCGGTTGTTGAGACAGGCGCGGAGTTTACAGCGCGTACATGTACGCCAACTGTTATGACGAATGTACAGCCTCATATGAAAATTGTATGTGATGAAACATTTGCACCGATTGTTTCGATCGTCCCCTATGAAACGTTAGATGAAGCAATTGCATATATCAATGAATCGAAGTTAGGATTAAATGCCGCAATTTATACAAATGTGTTAACTGACGCAATGAGAGCCACAGATTTGTTGGAAGCGGGTACGGTCATTATTAATGATATTCCGACTTTCCGTGTAGACAATATGCCGTATGGTGGCGTAAAAATGAGTGGCTATGGTAGAGAAGGTATTAAATATGCAATTGAAGAAATGACAGACTTAAAATTCATTACAATGAAATTAAACTTTTAA
- a CDS encoding DUF779 domain-containing protein, with translation MVERVVATDAALALIGKLKERHGPVMFHQSGGCCDGSSPMCYPDGDLIVGNQDILLGYIGESPFYMHKNQYDYWKHTQIIIDVVDGRGGMFSLEGVEGKRFLSRSRAFNKMELEQLKQ, from the coding sequence TTGGTTGAACGTGTTGTGGCAACCGATGCAGCATTAGCGTTAATTGGCAAGTTGAAAGAGCGCCATGGTCCGGTTATGTTTCATCAATCAGGTGGATGCTGTGATGGTTCCTCGCCGATGTGTTACCCTGATGGTGATTTAATCGTTGGCAATCAGGATATTTTATTAGGCTATATTGGGGAGAGTCCGTTTTATATGCACAAAAATCAATATGATTATTGGAAACATACACAAATTATTATTGATGTCGTGGATGGGCGCGGTGGCATGTTTTCCCTTGAAGGAGTGGAAGGGAAACGCTTCTTATCTCGCTCTCGTGCATTTAATAAAATGGAACTCGAACAACTGAAACAGTAA
- the adh gene encoding aldehyde dehydrogenase, with the protein MTNVYANPNTEGALVHFKERYDNFIGGEWVAPTNGEYFDNVTPVTGKVFTKVARSTEADIELALDAAHAAKDAWGITSATERSNILLKIADRIEQNLEMLAVAETWDNGKAIRETLNADLPLAIDHFRYFAGVLRAQEGSLSQIDDNTVAYHFHEPIGVVGQIIPWNFPLLMAVWKLAPALAAGNCVVLKPAEQTPTSILVLAELIGDLLPPGVLNIVNGFGLEAGKPLASSPRIGKIAFTGETTTGRLIMQYASQNLIPATLELGGKSPNIFFEDIMDADDAFLDKAVEGFVLFALNQGEVCTCPSRALIQESIYEKFMERVLKRVEAIQTGNPLDPNTMMGAQASSEQMEKIQSYLQIGKEEGAECLIGGERNDLGGDYAEGYYIKPTVFKGNNKMRIFQEEIFGPVVAVTTFKTKEEALEIANDTLYGLGSGVWTRDMNTAYRFGRGIQAGRVWTNCYHAYPAHAAFGGYKMSGVGRENHKMMLGHYQQTKNLLVSYDENRLGFF; encoded by the coding sequence ATGACAAACGTTTATGCAAATCCAAATACGGAAGGTGCGCTCGTACATTTTAAGGAACGCTATGACAATTTTATTGGTGGAGAATGGGTTGCACCGACAAATGGTGAGTATTTTGACAACGTTACACCAGTAACTGGTAAAGTATTCACAAAAGTTGCTCGTTCAACAGAAGCGGATATTGAATTAGCTTTAGATGCAGCTCATGCAGCAAAAGATGCTTGGGGAATTACATCGGCTACTGAGCGAAGTAATATTTTGTTAAAAATTGCGGATCGTATCGAACAAAATTTAGAAATGCTAGCCGTTGCGGAAACTTGGGACAATGGTAAAGCAATCCGTGAAACATTAAATGCCGATTTGCCACTTGCGATTGATCACTTCCGTTATTTTGCTGGAGTATTAAGAGCGCAAGAAGGCTCACTTAGCCAGATAGATGACAATACGGTTGCCTATCATTTCCATGAGCCAATTGGTGTAGTCGGACAGATTATCCCTTGGAACTTCCCGTTGTTGATGGCAGTATGGAAGCTAGCACCAGCACTAGCTGCTGGAAACTGCGTTGTTCTTAAACCGGCTGAGCAAACACCGACTTCTATTTTAGTATTAGCGGAGTTAATTGGAGATTTATTACCTCCTGGAGTGTTAAATATTGTAAATGGTTTCGGCTTAGAGGCTGGAAAACCGTTAGCATCAAGCCCGCGTATCGGTAAAATTGCCTTTACTGGTGAAACGACGACGGGACGCTTAATTATGCAATACGCATCACAAAATTTAATTCCTGCGACATTAGAGCTTGGTGGGAAATCCCCGAATATATTCTTTGAAGACATTATGGATGCAGACGATGCATTTTTAGATAAGGCAGTAGAAGGCTTTGTATTATTTGCACTTAATCAGGGAGAAGTATGTACATGTCCATCTCGTGCACTTATTCAAGAGTCGATTTATGAGAAATTTATGGAACGTGTATTAAAGCGTGTAGAAGCGATTCAAACAGGAAACCCACTGGATCCAAACACTATGATGGGCGCTCAAGCATCTTCTGAACAGATGGAAAAAATCCAATCTTATTTACAAATTGGAAAAGAAGAAGGCGCAGAATGTTTAATCGGTGGTGAAAGAAATGACCTAGGTGGCGATTATGCAGAAGGCTACTATATTAAGCCAACTGTGTTTAAAGGTAATAATAAAATGCGTATTTTCCAAGAGGAGATTTTCGGTCCCGTTGTAGCGGTAACGACATTTAAAACGAAGGAAGAAGCGTTAGAAATTGCGAATGATACATTGTATGGTCTAGGCTCAGGTGTTTGGACGCGAGATATGAATACTGCATACCGCTTCGGACGTGGAATTCAAGCTGGACGCGTATGGACAAACTGTTATCACGCATATCCTGCACATGCAGCATTTGGCGGCTATAAAATGTCGGGTGTTGGGCGTGAGAATCATAAGATGATGCTTGGTCATTACCAACAAACGAAAAACTTACTTGTGAGTTATGATGAAAACCGCTTAGGCTTCTTCTAA
- a CDS encoding pseudouridine synthase, producing MRINKFLAETGIVSRRGADKWIEEGRISINGELATIGSQVTDGDDVYVDGKPVKKEEQLVYIVLNKPVGITSTTEKHIQGNVVDFVNHPLRIFHIGRLDKDSEGLLLLTNDGDIVNEILRAENHHEKEYVVQVDQPISEDFLQEMRSGVEILDTKTLPCRVEKISSHVFKIILEQGLNRQIRRMCSALGYSVKRLQRIRIMNIRIGNLKVGQWRDLTNTEKDELFTLLNYTPKQ from the coding sequence ATGCGAATCAATAAATTTTTAGCAGAAACAGGTATCGTGTCTCGTCGTGGTGCAGATAAGTGGATTGAAGAAGGACGTATTTCAATTAATGGTGAACTTGCAACAATCGGAAGTCAGGTTACAGATGGCGATGATGTTTACGTTGACGGGAAACCGGTCAAAAAAGAGGAGCAACTCGTATATATTGTGCTGAATAAACCAGTCGGCATAACGAGTACAACAGAAAAACATATCCAAGGAAATGTTGTCGACTTCGTGAATCATCCATTGCGTATTTTCCATATTGGCCGTTTGGATAAAGATTCAGAAGGGTTATTATTACTGACTAATGATGGGGATATCGTCAACGAAATTCTTCGTGCTGAAAACCATCATGAAAAAGAATATGTCGTCCAAGTGGATCAGCCCATTTCAGAAGATTTCCTTCAAGAGATGCGCTCAGGTGTTGAAATTTTAGATACGAAAACTTTGCCATGTCGTGTAGAAAAAATCTCGTCCCATGTTTTCAAAATCATTTTAGAGCAAGGGTTAAACCGTCAAATTCGACGTATGTGTTCTGCGCTTGGCTATTCTGTAAAACGACTGCAACGTATACGCATCATGAACATTCGTATAGGCAATTTAAAAGTTGGCCAGTGGCGCGATTTAACTAATACAGAAAAAGATGAACTATTTACACTGCTAAACTATACACCAAAACAATAA
- a CDS encoding ABC transporter ATP-binding protein: MLKVNDIDVYYGNIQALKGISLEVNEGEIVTLIGANGAGKSTLLKTISGLLKPKRGSIEYLGSAIDGKAAQSIVKAGISHVPEGRRVFANMTVEENLELGAYLRNDRDGIKKDMAHVYELFPRLLERRKQQSGTLSGGEQQMLAMGRALMAKPKLIIMDEPSMGLAPLMVKNIFNIIEMVNKEGTTVLLVEQNANMALSVAHRAYVLETGKIVLSGTAKELQESDEVKAAYLGGL; the protein is encoded by the coding sequence ATGCTAAAAGTGAATGACATCGACGTGTATTACGGCAATATTCAAGCGTTAAAAGGAATCTCCCTCGAAGTAAATGAAGGTGAAATTGTAACGTTAATTGGTGCGAATGGTGCAGGAAAAAGTACATTACTCAAAACAATTTCTGGACTATTAAAGCCAAAGCGTGGGTCGATTGAATATTTAGGTTCAGCAATTGATGGCAAGGCGGCACAATCTATTGTAAAAGCAGGAATCTCACATGTACCAGAAGGTCGCCGAGTATTTGCAAATATGACGGTAGAGGAAAACTTGGAGCTTGGTGCTTATTTACGAAATGATCGTGACGGGATTAAAAAAGATATGGCGCATGTTTACGAGTTATTCCCGCGTTTACTGGAACGTCGTAAGCAGCAATCCGGTACGTTATCTGGTGGCGAGCAGCAAATGTTGGCGATGGGACGCGCACTAATGGCTAAACCGAAACTAATCATTATGGATGAGCCGTCAATGGGGCTTGCACCGCTTATGGTGAAAAATATCTTTAACATTATTGAAATGGTGAACAAGGAAGGAACAACTGTGCTATTAGTTGAGCAAAATGCGAATATGGCCTTATCAGTTGCGCATCGTGCCTATGTATTAGAAACAGGGAAAATCGTCCTTTCAGGAACAGCAAAAGAGCTACAGGAAAGTGATGAAGTAAAAGCAGCTTATTTAGGTGGTTTATAA
- a CDS encoding ABC transporter ATP-binding protein, whose translation MSALLKVENLGIQFGGLKAVQNVNLYMNQGELIGLIGPNGAGKTTTFNMLTGVYAPTEGSVLFNGKSIGGLDPYKVTRQGISRTFQNIRLFKELSVLDNVKVANHGLAKHNVLSSIFRLPNHFSGEAKMEEESLAFLKIFGLDSFRDELAKNLPYGMQRRLEIARALAAGPKLLLLDEPAAGMNPQETHDLMELISFVRKEFNLTILLIEHDMNLVMGICERIYVLDHGQLIADGTPAEIRSNPKVIEAYLGEEVAE comes from the coding sequence ATGAGTGCACTTCTTAAAGTTGAAAATCTAGGCATCCAATTTGGCGGACTAAAGGCTGTACAAAATGTGAACTTGTACATGAATCAAGGAGAGCTAATTGGTTTGATCGGTCCGAACGGTGCTGGTAAAACGACAACATTTAATATGCTAACGGGTGTCTATGCTCCGACAGAAGGATCAGTTCTATTTAATGGGAAATCGATTGGTGGATTAGACCCTTATAAAGTAACAAGACAAGGAATTAGCCGTACATTCCAAAATATTCGACTGTTTAAAGAGTTGTCTGTGTTAGATAACGTAAAAGTAGCGAACCACGGACTCGCAAAACATAATGTATTATCGAGTATTTTTCGCCTGCCAAATCATTTTTCAGGCGAGGCCAAAATGGAAGAGGAATCATTAGCATTTTTAAAAATATTTGGTCTAGATAGTTTCCGTGACGAACTTGCCAAAAACTTGCCGTATGGGATGCAACGTCGTTTAGAAATTGCACGTGCGCTTGCAGCAGGGCCAAAGCTGCTGTTACTAGATGAGCCAGCAGCAGGAATGAATCCTCAGGAAACACATGATTTAATGGAATTAATCTCCTTTGTTCGTAAGGAATTTAACTTAACGATTTTACTGATAGAACATGATATGAACTTAGTTATGGGAATTTGTGAGCGAATCTATGTGTTGGATCATGGGCAATTAATTGCGGATGGAACACCAGCAGAAATTCGTTCAAACCCAAAGGTAATTGAAGCGTATCTTGGTGAGGAGGTTGCAGAATAA
- a CDS encoding branched-chain amino acid ABC transporter permease: MKKSKVFWSYLALALVIYAVVQFLISGNMVSYASQNMLITMCINIMLAVSLHVVIGITGQFSIGHAGFLAVGAYISAICTMKFGMPFVTAILIGAVVSALAGLLVGIPSLRLKGDYLAIATLGFAEIIRIVFVNIDYVGGAAGMQVTHQSTWTYAFFGVFITILVISNFTKSRHGRACIAVREDEIAADAMGINTTYYKVIAFTIGSFFAGVAGAIYAHNFYIIQPTAFGFLKSFDILIFVVLGGLGSLSGSVIAAIFLTAISTYLQGFPETRMIIYSLVLILVMLYRPTGLMGTKEITHLFKFGKKGGTRI; this comes from the coding sequence ATGAAAAAGTCAAAAGTTTTTTGGAGTTATCTCGCACTAGCGCTAGTAATCTATGCAGTCGTTCAATTTTTAATTAGTGGGAATATGGTTAGTTATGCTAGCCAAAACATGTTAATTACGATGTGTATTAATATTATGCTAGCAGTTAGTTTACATGTTGTTATCGGAATAACAGGTCAATTCTCAATTGGTCATGCAGGTTTTTTAGCTGTAGGTGCTTATATTTCCGCAATTTGTACAATGAAATTCGGGATGCCGTTCGTTACAGCGATTTTAATAGGAGCTGTTGTTTCAGCACTTGCGGGTCTTTTAGTAGGAATTCCGTCCTTACGTTTAAAGGGGGACTATTTAGCAATTGCAACTTTAGGATTTGCAGAAATCATTCGTATTGTGTTTGTCAATATTGATTATGTTGGTGGCGCAGCGGGAATGCAAGTGACGCATCAATCCACTTGGACATATGCATTCTTTGGTGTATTTATTACGATATTAGTCATTTCTAATTTTACAAAATCACGCCATGGACGTGCATGTATAGCCGTTCGTGAAGATGAAATAGCGGCCGATGCGATGGGAATTAATACAACTTACTATAAAGTTATTGCCTTTACGATTGGATCTTTCTTTGCAGGAGTTGCAGGTGCAATCTATGCGCATAACTTCTATATTATCCAACCAACTGCTTTTGGCTTTTTAAAATCATTTGATATTTTAATTTTCGTTGTACTAGGTGGATTAGGTAGTTTATCCGGTTCAGTAATAGCGGCGATTTTCTTAACGGCAATCTCTACTTACTTACAAGGCTTCCCAGAGACGCGTATGATTATTTATTCTTTAGTCTTAATTTTAGTCATGCTTTACCGTCCAACCGGGTTGATGGGAACGAAAGAGATTACACACCTCTTTAAGTTTGGGAAAAAGGGAGGGACACGTATATGA
- a CDS encoding branched-chain amino acid ABC transporter permease, which produces MEWIQQLVNGISLGSIYALIALGYTMVYGIIKLINFAHGDVFMLGAFIGFYAIARWEMNVFLALILAMILCAVIGVIIERVAYKRLRNATRIAALITAIGVSLLIEYTVIFFRGASPSAYPTIFETSNFEILGVKISTQSILILSVSIFLMILLQFIVHKTKIGKAMRAVSHDADAARLMGINVDNTISATFAIGSALAGAAGVIFGIYYTRIDPLMGVLPGIKAFIAAVLGGIGIIPGAMVGGLVLGVVETIVSALGYSLWRDAAAFVILILILIIRPSGIFGKNAREKV; this is translated from the coding sequence ATGGAATGGATCCAACAGCTTGTCAATGGTATTTCACTCGGTAGTATCTATGCGCTTATTGCACTGGGCTATACGATGGTATACGGGATAATTAAATTAATCAACTTCGCACACGGTGACGTATTTATGCTCGGTGCCTTTATTGGCTTTTATGCGATCGCACGTTGGGAAATGAACGTCTTTCTAGCTTTGATTTTAGCTATGATTTTATGCGCAGTTATTGGAGTTATTATTGAGCGTGTTGCTTATAAGCGTTTAAGAAATGCAACGCGCATAGCGGCTTTAATTACAGCAATCGGGGTTTCATTACTAATTGAATATACGGTTATCTTCTTCCGAGGAGCGTCACCATCCGCTTATCCAACAATCTTTGAAACGAGTAATTTTGAAATTTTAGGTGTAAAAATTAGTACGCAATCTATTTTAATTTTATCCGTTTCTATTTTCTTAATGATTTTATTACAATTTATCGTTCATAAAACAAAAATCGGGAAAGCCATGCGTGCAGTATCTCATGATGCAGACGCAGCGCGATTAATGGGTATTAACGTTGATAATACCATTTCGGCAACATTTGCAATTGGTTCAGCATTAGCAGGTGCAGCAGGCGTAATTTTCGGTATTTATTATACGCGTATTGACCCGTTGATGGGGGTTTTACCAGGGATTAAAGCGTTCATTGCAGCCGTACTTGGTGGAATTGGAATTATTCCAGGTGCGATGGTCGGCGGTTTAGTACTAGGTGTGGTAGAAACAATCGTATCCGCATTAGGCTACTCTTTATGGCGCGATGCAGCGGCATTTGTTATTTTAATACTTATTTTAATTATACGACCATCGGGTATTTTCGGTAAAAATGCTCGAGAGAAAGTGTAG